A single region of the Chryseobacterium sp. 6424 genome encodes:
- a CDS encoding phage baseplate protein yields MGTKTHTLTINEIPAHDHQSGSEALYNDHGGGTFVARRTYESGGNNSYRNQNTSKTGGGAAHNNIQPSRIVNFIEPNFQ; encoded by the coding sequence ATTGGTACAAAGACGCACACCCTGACAATTAATGAAATCCCCGCGCACGACCACCAATCGGGTTCGGAGGCTTTATACAACGACCACGGTGGCGGCACCTTCGTAGCGAGAAGAACTTACGAATCTGGCGGTAACAACTCTTACCGCAACCAAAACACTTCAAAAACAGGCGGAGGCGCGGCGCACAATAACATCCAACCTTCGCGGATCGTCAACTTTATAGAACCAAACTTTCAATAA